In the genome of Oncorhynchus clarkii lewisi isolate Uvic-CL-2024 chromosome 4, UVic_Ocla_1.0, whole genome shotgun sequence, one region contains:
- the LOC139407905 gene encoding all-trans retinoic acid-induced differentiation factor-like isoform X2 translates to MTAGHGQQNAAVVLLFIHVGLCHLCNGAVQNGTAVSQFCSASAGLIDGRCCLLRKENIRDADYVIGLDLSNCSLSRVEDLQDAFSATTIDLSLNPIVNLDDSLFEGFIQLANLILPANLVCPGGNASWDKVKVKGETHFCEGQKDICNQTGYLSLNCPENSLCVPYGPGFFQCSCVDAFRGYKCLREGEFPIIQVFGPLAGSTALVSILLWVTQRRKAISV, encoded by the exons ATGACCGCTGGACACGGCCAGCAGAATGCAGCAGTGGTCTTGTTGTTCATTCAT gtgggCCTGTGCCATCTCTGCAACGGGGCGGTCCAGAACGGCACGGCCGTGAGCCAGTTCTGTTCCGCGTCTGCGGGTTTGATTGATGGCCGCTGCTGCCTGCTGAGAAAAGAGAACATCAGGGATGCGGACTACGTCATCGG GTTGGACCTATCAAACTGTTCCCTGAGCCGTGTGGAAGACCTTCAAGATGCATTCAGCGCTACAACAAT AGATCTCTCACTGAACCCCATTGTAAATCTGGACGATTCGCTGTTTGAAGGCTTTATCCAGTTGGCTAACCT GATTCTGCCTGCCAACCTGGTCTGTCCAGGAGGCAATGCATCATGGGATAAGGTGAAGGTCAAAGGGGAAACTCATTTTTGTGAAGGACAGAAAGACATCTGTAACCAGACTGGTTATTTGT CGTTGAACTGCCCCGAGAACTCCCTCTGTGTACCGTATGGTCCGGGCTTCTTTCAATGTAGCTGCGTGGATGCCTTCCGTGGATACAAGTGTCTTCGAGAG GGAGAGTTTCCTATAATCCAGGTGTTCGGGCCTCTAGCGGGCTCCACGGCCCTGGTCTCCATCCTGCTATGGGTCACCCAAAGACGCAAGGCCATATCAGTCTGA
- the LOC139407905 gene encoding all-trans retinoic acid-induced differentiation factor-like isoform X1 → MTAGHGQQNAAVVLLFIHVCFSGGYQLTELQVGLCHLCNGAVQNGTAVSQFCSASAGLIDGRCCLLRKENIRDADYVIGLDLSNCSLSRVEDLQDAFSATTIDLSLNPIVNLDDSLFEGFIQLANLILPANLVCPGGNASWDKVKVKGETHFCEGQKDICNQTGYLSLNCPENSLCVPYGPGFFQCSCVDAFRGYKCLREGEFPIIQVFGPLAGSTALVSILLWVTQRRKAISV, encoded by the exons ATGACCGCTGGACACGGCCAGCAGAATGCAGCAGTGGTCTTGTTGTTCATTCATGTATGTTTCTCTGGTGGTTATCAACTGACTGAGTTACAG gtgggCCTGTGCCATCTCTGCAACGGGGCGGTCCAGAACGGCACGGCCGTGAGCCAGTTCTGTTCCGCGTCTGCGGGTTTGATTGATGGCCGCTGCTGCCTGCTGAGAAAAGAGAACATCAGGGATGCGGACTACGTCATCGG GTTGGACCTATCAAACTGTTCCCTGAGCCGTGTGGAAGACCTTCAAGATGCATTCAGCGCTACAACAAT AGATCTCTCACTGAACCCCATTGTAAATCTGGACGATTCGCTGTTTGAAGGCTTTATCCAGTTGGCTAACCT GATTCTGCCTGCCAACCTGGTCTGTCCAGGAGGCAATGCATCATGGGATAAGGTGAAGGTCAAAGGGGAAACTCATTTTTGTGAAGGACAGAAAGACATCTGTAACCAGACTGGTTATTTGT CGTTGAACTGCCCCGAGAACTCCCTCTGTGTACCGTATGGTCCGGGCTTCTTTCAATGTAGCTGCGTGGATGCCTTCCGTGGATACAAGTGTCTTCGAGAG GGAGAGTTTCCTATAATCCAGGTGTTCGGGCCTCTAGCGGGCTCCACGGCCCTGGTCTCCATCCTGCTATGGGTCACCCAAAGACGCAAGGCCATATCAGTCTGA